A stretch of the Salminus brasiliensis chromosome 23, fSalBra1.hap2, whole genome shotgun sequence genome encodes the following:
- the LOC140546215 gene encoding uncharacterized protein, which yields MAGHSPLEPAVLQPPVEDEVFFESYIPPARDAIHMPIHVLYMLLATIVILMTLYAIIGHLIKDLIHDLADLMFGEQPEEVQVNFLEAKDKFMADWCPETTPELEALARAEEIKVVMEGNTRGPAIWVISDEPRPPRTGPRVAFGKNT from the exons ATGGCAGGGCACAGTCCTCTCGAGCCTGCAGTTCTGCAGCCCCCAGTTGAAGATGAAGTGTTCTTTGAGAGCTACATCCCACCAGCTCGGGATGCCATTCACATGCCCATACATGTCCTCTACATGCTCCTCGCTACCATCGTCATTCTCATGACCCTCTACGCCATCATTGGTCACCTGATCAAAGACCTGATCCATGACCTAGCAG ATTTGATGTTTGGCGAGCAGCCGGAAGAGGTGCAGGTAAACTTTTTGGAGGCAAAGGATAAGTTCATGGCGGACTGGTGCCCGGAGACCACCCCGGAGCTAGAGGCTCTGGCCAGAGCTGAGGAGATCAAAGTGGTCATGGAGGGCAACACCCGGGGCCCAGCGATCTGGGTCATCTCAGATGAACCGCGGCCTCCTCGCACTGGACCACGCGTGGCATTCggcaaaaacacataa
- the LOC140545866 gene encoding uncharacterized protein, whose protein sequence is MDNDEKLKSLMFTVTYMLMKRRRDLTNAEARRRNEAQQRIRQRQYFLQRQKRMLMMLIAQSTRSVSVARTRAWTNIESTDWWERVVMTEFQPSDWLERFRMSRETFFLLCGKLKQRLTRQDTCLRPALPLEKRVAVALWRLASNVEYRTISTLFGVGRSTVCKCVREVCHAIAVMLRPLYLRTPSQQELEDAARLFSTRWGFPHCVGVLGSLHVPIIAPTSNADCYWNSRGWLSVVTQGVVDGLGQFWDVCAGFPGGTEHAAILQNSTLWAMGCEGSLSPHDPPPRNFMGKPLGYLMLGDAGYPLQSWLLKGYPESEGLTLGQRAFNRRLERARSVVDDAFLRLRARWQCLLKRNDCHMDVVPTMILACCILHNVCEVHGDTFVDEWVDAVRQEDNPQPADEASASGDNPAGEEVRALYCEYFLQQENQQHQQEQQN, encoded by the exons ATGGACAACGACGAAAAACTGAAGTCTCTGATGTTCACGGTTACTTACATGCTAATGAAGCGCCGGAGGGACTTAACTAACGCAGAAGCTCGGAGACGGAATGAGGCTCAGCAGAGAATCAGACAGAGGCAGTATTTCCTCCAGAGACAGAAGAGGATGCTCATG ATGCTGATCGCTCAGAGCACCCGCTCAGTCAGTGTTGCACGCACTCGCGCTTGGACCAACATAGAGAGTACCGACTGGTGGGAGCGGGTGGTCATGACCGAGTTCCagccctctgattggctggagcGCTTTCGAATGAGTAGAGAGACCTTCTTTCTCCTATGTGGGAAGCTGAAGCAGCGCCTCACCCGGCAAGACACCTGCCTGCGGCCGGCGCTGCCCCTGGAGAAGCGTGTGGCTGTGGCCCTGTGGCGCCTGGCTTCTAATGTAGAGTACCGCACTATCAGCACGCTGTTCGGCGTGGGGCGCTCCACTGTGTGCAAGTGCGTGCGTGAGGTGTGCCATGCTATCGCTGTCATGCTCCGCCCCCTTTACCTCCGCACTCCCAGCCAGCAGGAGCTGGAGGATGCCGCCCGTCTCTTCAGCACTCGCTGGGGCTTCCCGCACTGCGTGGGTGTGCTGGGAAGCCTCCATGTGCCAATTATTGCACCAACCAGCAACGCTGACTGCTACTGGAACAGCCGTGGCTGGCTCTCTGTGGTCACTCAAGGTGTGGTTGATGGTCTAGGTCAGTTCTGGGACGTATGCGCTGGCTTTCCCGGCGGCACAGAACATGCCGCCATCCTGCAGAACTCTACGCTGTGGGCCATGGGGTGTGAGGGCAGCCTCTCGCCCCATGACCCACCGCCTCGGAACTTCATGGGCAAGCCCTTGGGTTACCTGATGTTGGGGGACGCTGGGTATCCTTTACAAAGCTGGCTGCTCAAGGGCTACCCAGAATCGGAGGGGCTGACCCTTGGACAGCGGGCTTTCAACCGGCGTCTGGAGAGGGCCCGCAGCGTGGTGGACGATGCCTTCCTCAGGCTCAGGGCACGTTGGCAGTGCCTGCTAAAAAGGAATGACTGCCATATGGACGTGGTGCCGACCATGATTTTGGCCTGCTGCATCCTCCATAATGTGTGCGAAGTGCATGGGGACACCTTCGTGGACGAGTGGGTTGATGCTGTGAGGCAGGAGGACAACCCGCAGCCTGCTGACGAGGCGTCGGCTTCAGGCGACAACCCTGCCGGAGAGGAAGTGCGAGCACTGTACTGCGAGTACTTCCTGCAGCAGGAAAAtcagcagcaccagcaggaGCAACAGAACTGA